tataacGTAGCCttaaactatttttttgttttattttacataatatatttataatatcatcatcaatactatttatttcattttgtatatcattaattttttcaaatattgAAATTGAAATACAAGAaggcatatttttttttgtgttttttattttattattatgcaattcatttatattgttatcAAAAGATTCTTCTTTAATCGATTGTGTGTATTCACTTTtgttatcattatttacaTTGACATTcgtattttcatcattttcttctttcacatttacattttcatcatttccgtttttatttatttcatctgCTCCTTCTGTGACTGAATCTTCATGTGATTCTATTTTACAAGACTGATCTGGATTATTTGTATACTTAGTAGATTTTTTAGAGTCGTCCCCTTCGTTTAATTCAGATTGTTtgttatcatttatttcatttatttttaaaaaacttactaaattatttaaatgatgAGAATCAAGCACaaatttcttatatttGCCTTCATCTAAAGTCATATAAGGttcaaaaatatcaatGACAACATCATAAATGCTTTCAGATTCATCTTCGTTTTCTAAATCGACAATATGTTCTAAAACTATTGGTTTTTGTATGGATAAGTGCTTTTGCAAAAGATTGGGTAAATCAGAAAACTCATATTCATCAACCTCTAATATTGGTTTTAACACTTCATCAGTTTGCATAACACAGTTAGAACCAACTAAATCGTTTTCTAAactatattcatatatacgTTTTATGATTTCAGGCATTGTCTCTTCAGATGatttcattaaattttttaaatcagGTGAAAGCTCAAAAAATGGTATTTTTTGatccaaaaataaaaatatttttattatctctttttttctttcatttattatacgTGTAAATGTTAATTTATCAcaatcataataatttttattttttttatcatatataattgtttcTTTATCTCTCACAACCATTAttgttgaaaaaaaagatgtGAATTTCATAACATTCGTATTACAATAATCAATTTTCTCATTATTTTCAGATATGTCATCAATTTCTGTACCTGAGTATTTACAATCATCTTCTTTAGGtgttattaaattattaccattcacattttcaaatttaactttttttgAACGTACATTTTCAGATTCCGATGAATCGTaatcattttcatctttatttaaaatataaccATGAATATTAAAAGTAAATGATGATGGTattgcatatttatatatattctcggaattttcaatttttacATCTACAGGATAATTTGTTTCTTTATCTCCATCATTAAAGACTGTATATATGTGAATCCGTAATTTTCGCCTTAATTCCTCTGTCTTTAATGCAGATGAAAATgcttcatttatataataattactTATATcaatacatttatttatttcattttcgtATTTTATTGATGTTTCTATTAAATTGAACTTTTTTTCATCGATTTCCTTAATTGTCCTTGTTAAAACTGAgctatataatttttttattacatctTCTTTCTCGAAATAATCATCAAcaaatgtattatttgGATTTAAGTTATCAATGGGTTCCATATATTAAGAATTTATCactttttttacttttttaaattaataatgttACTAGAATTATACTTGTATTATAAGAGCAGCATTACTTCCTATTGatgtatttttacatttatttttgtttttttttacaaaaaaacataaaatatagtatCATTtcagttaaaaaaattacaatttttataatatatataatttattaaaaaaaaaatataatataatatataaaatacataatgATCAAACCATTTAAcaaattacattttttatttttttcataaaaagaaaaaaacacataatttcattttttatatacaaatcaaattttttaataatgcataaatcaggaattaaaattatgaaaagcTCGATAAACATATTGTTgacaatattttaatattgttCACAATTACCATTAAAAATGTGAGAACAAAAGGAAAAAGTATACagtaaaaattatatattaatataaatataaaaaaattacacaatatttagaaaaatgtTTATGCATGGTATCTAAATTTTGCTCATCATAATTAATTCGTTGgaacaataaaaattgttttttttaaaa
The sequence above is a segment of the Plasmodium berghei ANKA genome assembly, chromosome: 1 genome. Coding sequences within it:
- a CDS encoding SWIB/MDM2 domain-containing protein, putative, which produces MEPIDNLNPNNTFVDDYFEKEDVIKKLYSSVLTRTIKEIDEKKFNLIETSIKYENEINKCIDISNYYINEAFSSALKTEELRRKLRIHIYTVFNDGDKETNYPVDVKIENSENIYKYAIPSSFTFNIHGYILNKDENDYDSSESENVRSKKVKFENVNGNNLITPKEDDCKYSGTEIDDISENNEKIDYCNTNVMKFTSFFSTIMVVRDKETIIYDKKNKNYYDCDKLTFTRIINERKKEIIKIFLFLDQKIPFFELSPDLKNLMKSSEETMPEIIKRIYEYSLENDLVGSNCVMQTDEVLKPILEVDEYEFSDLPNLLQKHLSIQKPIVLEHIVDLENEDESESIYDVVIDIFEPYMTLDEGKYKKFVLDSHHLNNLVSFLKINEINDNKQSELNEGDDSKKSTKYTNNPDQSCKIESHEDSVTEGADEINKNGNDENVNVKEENDENTNVNVNNDNKSEYTQSIKEESFDNNINELHNNKIKNTKKNMPSCISISIFEKINDIQNEINSIDDDIINILCKIKQKNSLRLRYTNFYENPCVFIDHVMNSKFPNNMENLSDHNYIYDQSANINDDNYYTLPWVHRGISKYLLIKNKNIDDVLKSVLNSMNLDYKRKIDDINSNGNTKKKVNFGAENFNQRFKEHMNYNYNNSEVNNNHINNNVNNINHNNINGYDYFGNKNMNYNPSDFLKQPMQNYPYNNMSYENNMSAPMDNYSSSGFNNNMQPNQFIGNMNPENNYMQNNDNNFNVYNNQQISPYQPQYMNFPFNGINPQNNFNSVYDGNMPMDIYSNNNFYNSNNLGS